A window of Castanea sativa cultivar Marrone di Chiusa Pesio chromosome 1, ASM4071231v1 contains these coding sequences:
- the LOC142640030 gene encoding putative sodium/metabolite cotransporter BASS1, chloroplastic: protein MSIYARLCPFISPPQTNQRISRVTLTLKTPTISFPPKLTNLVTITAIHGKPRWENLLYTAKPRTLPIFRAVNGNSEHSPVAPAKPSWENFLATAASLYPLYVIVGWFVACVKPSTFAWFVSRGPASYSLTLGLIMLAMGLTLEFKDMIRLFLQRPLSILFGCVAQYTIMPASAFAISKILGLSPSLSVGLILLGCCPGGTASNVVTLIARGDVPLSIIVTACTTLGAVLVTPFLTKILAGTLVPVDAIQLSISTLQVVVAPILLGAYIQSAFPAVVKIVTPFSPLFAVLASSLLACSVFSENIVLLNSMVGASLKSDLSPLRQAQAILSGDLWVVMLAVALLHYVGFFVGYISAAICGFKEPQRRSISIEVGMQNSSLGVVLATSHFSSPMVAVPPAVSAVIMNVMGSSLGFLWRQKNPSDSESSPKIDDN, encoded by the exons ATGTCCATCTATGCAAGACTTTGTCCCTTCATTTCACCCCCACAAACCAACCAAAGAATTTCCAGAGTCACACTCACACTCAAAACACCCACAATTTCTTTTCCACCAAAGCTCACAAATTTAGTCACTATCACAGCTATTCATGGAAAACCCAGATGGGAAAACTTGTTATATACTGCAAAGCCCCGAACTTTACCCATATTCAGAGCTGTTAATGGAAATTCTGAACATTCACCAGTCGCTCCAGCAAAACCCAGCTGGGAAAACTTTTTGGCTACTGCAGCTAGCTTGTACCCTCTTTATGTGATTGTCGGATGGTTTGTTGCTTGTGTAAAGCCATCTACTTTTGCATGGTTTGTGAGTAGAGGTCCAGCTTCATATAGCTTAACTCTTGGATTGATTATGTTGGCAATGGGTCTCACTTTGGAGTTCAAGGACATGATCCGTCTGTTCTTGCAAAGGCCACTCTCA ATATTGTTCGGTTGTGTTGCTCAGTACACAATTATGCCAGCCTCTGCATTTGCTATTAGTAAAATCTTGGGGCTTTCACCTTCTCTTTCAGTTGGTTTAATATTGCTTGGTTGTTGCCCTGGAGGTACCGCCTCCAACGTG GTGACCTTAATTGCTCGAGGGGATGTTCCATTGTCTATTATCGTGACAGCGTGCACTACTCTTGGAGCAGTGCTTGTGACTCCTTTCTTGACAAAGATACTAGCAGGAACTTTAGTTCCTGTAGATGCTATTCAACTTTCCATCAGCACCCTGCAG GTGGTGGTTGCACCTATTCTGCTAGGTGCTTATATACAGAGTGCATTTCCTGCGGTTGTGAAAATTGTGACACCTTTCTCCCCACTTTTTGCTGTTTTGGCTTCATCATTACTCGCATGCAG TgtattttcagaaaatattgtTCTGCTCAATTCAATGGTTGGTGCATCATTGAAATCTGATCTCTCTCCACTACGCCAAGCTCAAGCAATATTATCTGGTGATCTGTGGGTTGTAATGCTCGCTGTGGCATTATTACATTATGTTGGTTTCTTTGTGGG GTATATATCGGCAGCTATTTGTGGGTTTAAAGAACCCCAACGACGATCAATATCAATTGAG GTTGGCATGCAAAATTCTTCATTAGGTGTGGTTTTAGCAACCTCCCATTTTTCCTCGCCAATGGTTGCGGTACCTCCAGCTGTGTCTGCTGTGATAATGAATGTGATGGGTAGCAGTTTGGGTTTCCTTTGGAGACAGAAGAACCCATCAGATTCTGAAAGTAGTCCTAAAATTGATGATAATTGA
- the LOC142638093 gene encoding protein DMP3-like, giving the protein MSNLRPRPTPTTKPPSTPKTPSTTTNTDPDPDDTPKPQLQRQQSLSQRAISQTLSTTATLANLLPTGTLMAFQLLIPVFTQNGTCDSATRPMTLVLLVILALSCFLACFTDTIKASDGQVYHGLATFKGLWLFDYPGSSTQGLPDLSKYSIKFIDVAHAVLTVLVFGAVALRDKNVVRCFYPTPGHEAQEVLDIVPVGVGLICSLLFVVFPTRRHGIGYPVTPGK; this is encoded by the coding sequence atgtcTAATCTTAGGCCAAGACCCACACCCACCACAAAGCCACCATCCACACCCAAAACCCCAAGCACCACCACCAATACAGACCCTGATCCTGATGACACCCCAAAACCCCAACTCCAACGCCAACAATCTCTCTCACAAAGAGCAATCTCCCAAACCTTATCAACCACAGCCACCTTAGCCAACCTTTTACCCACAGGAACCCTCATGGCTTTCCAACTCCTCATACCAGTGTTCACACAAAACGGCACATGTGACTCAGCCACACGCCCCATGACACTCGTCCTCTTAGTCATCCTAGCTCTCTCTTGCTTCCTTGCTTGTTTCACAGACACAATCAAGGCCTCAGATGGACAAGTCTACCATGGCCTTGCCACTTTCAAAGGGCTTTGGCTGTTTGACTATCCAGGCTCTTCAACTCAAGGCTTGCCTGATCTGAGTAAGTACAGTATAAAGTTCATTGATGTGGCTCATGCTGTGTTAACTGTGCTTGTGTTTGGTGCTGTGGCTTTGAGAGACAAGAACGTTGTGAGGTGCTTTTATCCAACGCCAGGACATGAGGCTCAGGAGGTTTTGGACATTGTGCCTGTTGGTGTTGGCCTAATTTGCAGCTTGTTGTTTGTGGTTTTCCCAACTAGAAGGCATGGCATTGGGTACCCCGTCACACCAGGCAAATAA